One Bacteroidales bacterium genomic region harbors:
- a CDS encoding pyridoxal-phosphate dependent enzyme, translated as WLPRQFENEDNLIAHELGLGKEIIDETFGEIDAFVAGMGTGGTLIGVARALKKVNPNIKIFGIEPEESPIITKGYSGAHKIQGIGEGFIPKLIKENMSLIDDVIRVSSEDAMKMRIEIVKKHGFFVGISSGANFLVAKELKKKYPRVVTVLPDRGERYLSLD; from the coding sequence CTTGGCTTCCAAGGCAGTTTGAAAACGAAGACAATTTAATTGCACACGAACTTGGCTTAGGAAAAGAAATCATTGATGAAACTTTTGGAGAAATAGATGCTTTTGTTGCCGGAATGGGAACAGGAGGAACTTTAATTGGAGTTGCAAGAGCTTTGAAAAAAGTAAATCCTAATATAAAAATATTTGGCATTGAACCTGAAGAATCTCCTATAATAACGAAAGGATATTCCGGAGCTCATAAAATTCAAGGAATTGGAGAAGGATTTATTCCTAAATTAATAAAAGAAAACATGTCTTTAATTGATGATGTTATTCGCGTAAGTAGTGAAGACGCTATGAAAATGAGAATAGAAATTGTAAAAAAGCATGGTTTTTTTGTTGGTATTAGTTCTGGTGCTAATTTTTTAGTTGCAAAAGAATTAAAAAAGAAATATCCAAGAGTTGTTACAGTTTTACCGGATAGAGGAGAAAGATATCTCAGCCTTGACTAA
- the pyk gene encoding pyruvate kinase, whose amino-acid sequence MQVKNINRTKIIATIGPASSSPEMIRKIVDAGMNACRLNFSHVDHSTATNIINEINKINSEILFPITLIADIQGPKLRVGNMGKDGVKLKSNSLVIITSKEIEGSEKSFTLRYPAISKDLKPNEHILLDDGKMEVKITRVINDTDVEAEIIRGGILHSNKGFNLPNSNVSLPALTEKDLKDIEFAISSDVDWIAMSFVRKPEDIIQLREIIKKSGKDIRIIAKIEKPEAINNIDEIIEVTDAIMIARGDLGIEMPLQALPILQKNIIQKCITLAKPVIVATQMMESMMTNTMPSRAEVNDVANAVTDGADAVMLSGETSVGQYPVETVSTMLKIICDVELDERPYLKGAIPKSEIAVPILYEVCYMASRVSKFMNAKGIIVMTSTGASAFQISSFRPKSYIFVFTNNRKLLRMLSLVWGIRGFYYDKYISTDQTICDTIDIVKEMKIVSPGDTIIHTASMPIERRGRTNTLRISVVE is encoded by the coding sequence ATGCAAGTAAAAAACATTAATAGAACTAAAATAATTGCAACTATAGGTCCTGCAAGTTCTTCACCTGAAATGATTAGAAAAATTGTAGATGCCGGAATGAATGCGTGCAGGTTAAATTTTTCACATGTTGACCATTCAACAGCTACAAATATTATAAATGAAATAAACAAAATAAATAGTGAAATTTTATTTCCAATAACCTTAATTGCTGACATTCAAGGTCCAAAACTTCGTGTTGGCAACATGGGCAAAGATGGTGTTAAGCTAAAAAGCAATTCGTTGGTAATCATTACTTCAAAGGAAATTGAAGGCTCCGAAAAATCATTTACACTTCGTTATCCAGCTATTTCAAAAGATTTAAAGCCAAACGAACACATTCTGCTTGACGATGGAAAAATGGAGGTTAAAATAACTCGTGTTATTAATGATACTGACGTGGAAGCCGAAATTATTCGCGGAGGAATTTTGCACTCAAATAAAGGATTTAATCTACCAAACTCAAATGTAAGCCTTCCCGCCTTAACTGAAAAGGATTTAAAAGATATAGAATTTGCAATTTCTTCTGATGTGGACTGGATTGCAATGTCATTTGTTAGAAAACCCGAAGATATTATCCAATTAAGAGAAATTATAAAAAAATCGGGTAAGGATATTAGAATTATTGCAAAAATAGAAAAACCTGAAGCTATAAATAATATTGACGAAATAATTGAAGTAACCGATGCGATAATGATAGCTAGAGGCGACCTTGGAATTGAAATGCCATTACAAGCATTACCTATTTTGCAAAAAAACATAATTCAAAAATGTATTACACTTGCAAAACCTGTAATTGTTGCAACACAAATGATGGAAAGCATGATGACAAACACAATGCCAAGCAGAGCTGAAGTAAATGACGTTGCAAACGCTGTTACAGATGGTGCAGATGCTGTTATGTTAAGCGGAGAAACAAGTGTAGGACAATACCCAGTAGAAACAGTATCAACAATGCTTAAAATAATTTGCGACGTAGAACTTGATGAAAGACCATATTTAAAAGGTGCAATACCAAAGTCAGAGATTGCTGTTCCAATTTTATATGAAGTTTGCTATATGGCTTCACGAGTGAGTAAATTTATGAATGCCAAAGGAATTATTGTTATGACATCAACCGGAGCTTCAGCTTTTCAAATATCTTCATTCCGCCCTAAAAGCTATATTTTTGTTTTTACAAACAATAGAAAACTACTACGTATGCTTAGCTTAGTTTGGGGAATAAGAGGATTTTACTATGATAAATACATTAGCACAGACCAAACAATCTGCGACACTATTGATATTGTGAAAGAAATGAAAATAGTCTCCCCAGGAGACACAATAATACACACAGCTAGCATGCCTATTGAACGACGTGGCAGAACCAATACATTGAGAATTAGCGTTGTTGAATAA
- the sufB gene encoding Fe-S cluster assembly protein SufB, which translates to MKEDENNMMLNEVTNTEYKYGFDTKIDMDTIPKGLDENIIRLISKKKNEPEFMLEFRLNAFKKWKEMKMPNWAHLDIPEIDFQDISYYAAPKQNKNISKDEVDPELIETFNKLGIPLEEQLALAGVAVDAVFDSVSVKTTMKDKLSELGIIFMPISEALHQHPDLVKQYLGMAVPVTDNYFSALNSAVFSDGSFVYIPKGVRCPVELSTYFRINARETGQFERTLIIADEGSYVSYLEGCTAPMRDENQLHAAVVEIITLDNAEVKYSTVQNWYPGDKQGVGGIYNFVTKRGLCKGNNSKISWTQVETGSAITWKYPSCVLMGNNSIGEFYSVAVTNNFQQADTGSKMIHIGENTKSTIISKGISAGRSHNSYRGLVKVTKKAKNSRNFTQCDSLLLGDKCGAHTWPYINVFNKNSIVEHEATTSKISDEQLFYCQQRGLDSESAIGLIVNGYAKDVLNKLPMEFAVEAQKLLAISLENSVG; encoded by the coding sequence ATGAAAGAAGATGAAAACAATATGATGCTAAACGAAGTAACAAACACAGAATACAAATATGGGTTTGATACTAAGATAGATATGGACACAATTCCAAAAGGGTTAGATGAAAATATTATTCGCTTGATTTCTAAGAAAAAAAATGAGCCTGAGTTTATGTTGGAATTTAGGCTTAATGCTTTTAAAAAATGGAAAGAAATGAAAATGCCCAATTGGGCACACCTAGATATTCCAGAAATTGATTTTCAAGACATAAGCTATTATGCGGCTCCTAAACAAAATAAGAACATAAGTAAAGACGAAGTTGACCCTGAACTTATTGAAACTTTTAACAAACTAGGCATCCCTCTTGAAGAGCAGCTTGCATTAGCTGGAGTAGCTGTTGATGCTGTATTCGACAGCGTCTCTGTTAAAACGACCATGAAAGATAAATTAAGTGAGCTTGGTATTATTTTCATGCCAATTAGCGAAGCATTGCACCAGCATCCAGACTTAGTAAAACAATATTTAGGTATGGCTGTTCCTGTTACTGACAACTATTTTTCAGCCTTAAATTCTGCTGTTTTTAGCGATGGGTCGTTTGTGTATATTCCCAAAGGCGTGAGATGCCCTGTAGAATTATCAACTTATTTTCGTATCAACGCAAGAGAAACTGGACAATTTGAGCGCACACTAATAATTGCAGACGAAGGTTCTTACGTCAGCTATCTTGAAGGTTGTACCGCTCCCATGAGAGATGAAAATCAATTACATGCTGCTGTTGTTGAAATTATCACGCTCGACAATGCAGAAGTGAAATATAGCACCGTGCAAAATTGGTATCCGGGAGATAAACAAGGTGTTGGTGGAATATACAATTTCGTAACCAAAAGAGGATTATGCAAAGGCAATAACAGCAAAATCTCATGGACACAAGTAGAAACAGGCTCAGCCATCACATGGAAATATCCAAGCTGTGTTCTAATGGGCAACAATAGTATAGGCGAGTTCTATTCCGTTGCTGTTACCAATAATTTTCAACAAGCCGACACCGGCAGCAAAATGATTCATATCGGCGAAAACACTAAAAGCACTATTATTTCCAAAGGTATTTCGGCAGGTCGCAGCCACAACAGCTATCGCGGATTGGTAAAAGTTACAAAAAAAGCTAAAAACTCTCGTAATTTCACACAATGCGACAGCCTGCTTTTAGGCGATAAATGCGGTGCTCACACATGGCCTTACATTAATGTTTTTAACAAAAACTCCATTGTAGAACACGAAGCAACAACTTCAAAAATTTCTGACGAACAATTGTTTTATTGCCAACAAAGAGGTCTTGACAGCGAATCCGCTATTGGACTTATTGTAAATGGCTATGCAAAAGATGTTTTAAATAAATTACCAATGGAATTTGCTGTTGAAGCTCAAAAACTTCTTGCCATAAGTCTTGAAAATTCCGTAGGATAA
- the sufC gene encoding Fe-S cluster assembly ATPase SufC — protein MLQIKNLHVSIDEREILKGVNLNVKPGEVHAIMGPNGTGKSTLANVIAGKEGYKTSGEIIFNGINLFDLPVETRAREGIFLGFQYPVEIPGVSIMNFLRTAINEKRKFKGLSPISGADFLKLVEEKKQIVEIPNDLMKRSVNEGFSGGEKKRNEIFQMAMLEPKLAILDETDSGLDIDALRVVATGVTRLKKPDNATIVITHYQRLLDFIVPDYVHILFNGRIVKSGDKNLAMDLEKHGYEWIKKEFIQK, from the coding sequence ATGTTACAAATAAAAAACTTGCATGTATCTATAGATGAACGCGAAATACTCAAAGGTGTAAATTTGAATGTAAAGCCCGGCGAGGTTCACGCAATCATGGGACCAAATGGCACAGGCAAAAGCACATTAGCAAACGTTATTGCAGGTAAAGAAGGCTATAAAACAAGTGGCGAAATTATTTTTAATGGAATTAATTTATTCGATTTACCTGTGGAAACTCGCGCTAGAGAAGGCATTTTTTTAGGATTTCAATATCCTGTCGAAATTCCCGGCGTTTCAATAATGAATTTTCTAAGAACCGCTATAAACGAAAAACGCAAATTTAAAGGTCTTAGCCCTATTTCTGGAGCTGATTTTTTAAAATTAGTTGAAGAAAAAAAGCAAATCGTTGAAATTCCTAATGACCTTATGAAACGAAGCGTTAATGAAGGCTTTTCTGGCGGAGAAAAGAAAAGAAATGAGATCTTTCAAATGGCAATGCTCGAACCAAAGCTTGCAATCTTAGACGAAACCGACTCTGGACTAGACATTGATGCTCTGCGTGTTGTAGCAACGGGCGTTACTCGCTTGAAAAAACCAGACAATGCAACAATTGTTATCACTCACTACCAAAGACTTCTAGATTTCATTGTTCCAGATTATGTTCATATCCTTTTCAACGGTCGCATAGTGAAGTCTGGCGATAAAAATTTAGCAATGGATTTAGAAAAGCATGGCTACGAATGGATTAAAAAAGAATTTATTCAAAAATAA